Part of the Vigna radiata var. radiata cultivar VC1973A chromosome 11, Vradiata_ver6, whole genome shotgun sequence genome is shown below.
ATGCAAGATGGGTagagttttcttattttatattgttaattaattaatgttaaattagtttaataacagaaaaatttgtcaataattaaaatctacaatttgaaatttgtcactttttattgataatttaaatttattgataatttatttttattaataattttaataatttttgtagcTATACTTATTCTTAGATATAAGTAATACTTTTCGTAATGAGTTTATATTATTGATGTGAAGAACTTTGGATAAGTTTGATGAGTAAATATAATGATAGTATTTATTATTCGTTACAATTATCTCAAtcctatttaattattttgccTATGATAGTGTtctaataaaaaacataatgtCTACACTATTTTTATAGTGGTTTACTTGAATTAGGAGATAAAGACTTCCAAATTAAGGTTGAATTAGTTAGCAAATTTCAAggaaaattcattttgaaatggTTTTTTGATCGTCCAAAATAAGGTGATGAAACAATGACCACACaaacacaatataatctcaTTCATTGTCTTATAAAAGGATCCCATAGCACCCCTATTCTCTCATTCCAAGGGAAACAACATCAATAacccataaaataaaaaaatccattaatCACCATGGCAAGGTCATTTGGTGTTGTTTTCCTCTTTGTCTCAGTCTTGTGTTTCTCCTCTGCATTGGCTCGCAAAACACCTGAAAAATTCTTCGTTGAAGGCAAGATTTATTGTGATCCTTGCCACTTTGCATTCGAGTCTAGACTCAGCTTCCCCTTGTCAGGTAAATTTCCTTAATCATGCATTTACAGAGTTATACATGTTACAATTTATGATGATCACGTTATCATAAGGCATTGAGGAAGAATAAGGAATAGTTGAACTCTTGGGTGTATCGAGGAGAAGATTTATCGAGAAGACACTATACCAAATTAAATCTGAGTCCAATCATATAAGAGAATGACACTATTTTTTACTCAAAACCTGTGGGCTAACGAAACTTTCATCTTTGTATACTGTTCTacttttctcatttctatctgCTGTGTTTATAGGTGTGAATGTGACTCTGGAATGCATCAACGAACAAAATAACACAGTGACTTATACAAAGGAAGGAAGAACTGATGCAAATGGATTGTACAGCATTCCTGTCCATGGTGATCATCAGGATGAGATCTGTGTGGTGGTTGCAGACTCACCAAATGAGGGAGAATGCAAAGAGGTAATGCCAAACAAGTCCGATAGGATCATCCTCACCAACAACATGGGTGCTGCCTCTAGGGCACGCTACGTCAACCCCCTTGGTTTCATGACACAGACAATTGATTCTCAATGCAACGTCGTTGTTCATGAATTAGGACTCGACAACCTTGATGACTAAGTGGAATACAAATGTTGATCATTAAACTCCACCCAAAAGATCAAATTTATCATTGGATCAATTGTCTTGTATCATTATAATTAACCATTATCCATCATGTTTTCATATCTACATTATTTACatatctacaccacatttcattatatttttaaagaatctatacctatttctttaataatgtattaatttaattgatttatgaaggttttatttacatgatttaatttaaaaattaaatttaataatataagaagggaaaatatataacacatcttccaaatgaacgaacagagcaagagcaacaaattacgatgtcataggttgttgtgtgtggctgagggggagtatggagacgagagagaaacaaattgataagtgaggaaggtggattagggttaggcaagagtttctgatttgtttttgttttttttttcaattggggcaacaatagggatgacagagaaaatgttggagtgagagagatgaaagagaaagagttgagagaaatgagggaggtgagtaagggtttggggtttttttttttttagttttgagaatgaaaattatttaaatgtccttgaccttaaaacttagaatctatgataaatgagggtattattgtctactataatctggtacacattgttaaaacgtaccaactaaaaaacaagcgtacgcgtgttaacaaaccccgtatatatatatatatatatatatatatatatatatatatatatatatatatatatatatatgaagaaaacATTGTTTAGTCTCCCAGTTTAGAATTTGATTTCCAATTGTGAGTGGGTGTAGAGGCTGGCCGGAAAACTAAGAAAATCGAATTTCGAACTggttgtctttatttatttttttaccttttgattttaaaaataatagaagaaaaaaagttgttaaagaacatacatttttaataaaaaaaattggtttggaaagaaatttgaaagtaagagatttaatttgaaaaataagccTATAGGATATAATTATTTAGACAAGTCAAAAATTGGATAAAGATTTTATATAAACTCGTATATTTTaaggaaattttaaatataaaaaatatgtaaataacaataattatattaacaaaaaataaaataaagaattgtaagaaattttaatttaaaaaaagaaatgtatgtaatatattaatttagagaAATAAATATGTCAAGAAATAATCATTTACAAGCAgagaaattttaagaaaaattaaattaaaatgtccGTATGTAAAGGAGAACTGAttgtaaacaagaaaaagtaaaagaattgTAAAATGTGAGGGAAGCTTTTATATAATTGGAATTATTAAGCTGTGAATAATGaatatcttaaataaaatattggcaattgaaaaaaatattttaaattattatgaaaaggtgagaaaaaaatttatagaaataaattttataatctattaTCTTTTATTGCTAAAATTTATGCTTATAAATAAAACTGATCTTTatgaatgtaaataaatttgaaatttttatgataagtaaatgggaaatttgtttagaatattttattatcaaatgatatatatatatatatatatatatatgataaatggGAAAGTGTTTTGGAGTAGGTGTGGTCATTTTTCGGCAACAAAATATGTATAGTCATGGAAATGAATATGATAaacacctaattttttttttctattgatttGTGTTCAATTGCCATAGACTATATTCATGAACTACTTTTTTCTATACACAACTAGGTTGTGTTTAATTGCCATTAATCATTAATTGCCAGTGTTGTTTagctaaattatttttttcgtatataaaatgttaaattctaacattttgatacacactaatataataataacaaagagAACAAAAGTAAGTTACAAGATAACTTTTTTAATCTTGTGCACTGTTTGATGTACACTGAATAAAACAACCATAGTTTCaaatctatcttttcaatattGATTATTATCTTAATTAGAAATTGATACTATTATactttatgaaatatatatatatatatatatatatatatatatcataaaattagtGACTAAAATGAGCTAGTATTATGGAGAAcacaatattataattaagaaaatgttaCATAGTAAAATGATcccaaatgaaagaaaataagataaataatagtttaaaagGTGATACTTAAGTTTGTCTAATTTTGGTACAATCTTATTAAGATATAATGAACTCTTTATTATAGCAGAAAAATTGactatttttttgtaatataaatttttatctaCAATATTTAAGACATGTTAGGCATTGGCTGAATAGCTCATGAAAGGATTTCTTTTGTGTAACCAAAttgtttgaaatatattatgcTAGATGTAGAATTGAtaagaaaatgtaattaaagGAAATATTATTATGAAGTACACAGGAAAACATTAGAGGGGAGTTGAATAGTGTTTTCAAAATAGTTTCGCAATGCAACATCTAATGACTTGTGGTCCAAGTATGCATTGACATAATATGCATGGACGTTGGACTTACAAAGCAACAAGTAAGAATCCTTTCAGACAATGATATAGAAAATTTAACAATagtttcaaaagaagaaaacaataagaCACAAtgtttatactagttcactcaaACTTGAGCTACATCTAGTTCTTccttaagaactcttaagggATTTTATTAATCTTATCAAGATTACAAAAGTTTAACCCACTCCTAGTTAAGTATTCTTACATCACTATTGGTTCTAAGTTTAACACACTCCTGGTTGAGTATTCTTACACCACTCATGGTTTCGAGTATAACCCACTCTTGGTTGAGTATTTTAGCCACTCTTGGCACCCCTAGTCTGAGTTTAGTCTCTTCAGGATCCATCCTTAGACAACTGTCTAGACCGAGTTTACCCATTCCTTGTTGAGTATTATAGCTACTTCTAGAACCCCAAGTATTATCAACCATTCTTGATCTTCTAATCTAACCTAACTGGTATACAAATTTAGCTCAAAGTTACAAACACACTTGATGCTTGTTTACAAATACAGATTGAATAAACTCTCAAAGAGAGTATTACAACAATATGAATCAATCTCTGACCTCATGAATTTATACTTTTAAGTTGAAGAGTATTAGATGAATGAGCTCATGAATTGCTTTTTCTCCcattttcttctgttttctgtttttctcttttctcttcttctttttcatcttttttctcttcctttcacTTTGGAAGCATCAGACATTATAGGCTTGAAGATAAGATGAGGAACTAGATTGAATGATAATTTTCTCTTCATGTCTTATCTGGTTTGAGCTTGCTTTCATCATATCTTGTTGGACTGAAGAGTATCAGACGATATAGGCTTTGAGATGAGGTAGAGAGGATGAATGATGATTTTTCTTGAgcatactctctctctctctctctctctctctctctctctctctctctctctctctctctctctctctccctttctctttctctttctcttcttttattttcttcctctatatTTATGCTTACTACATTTTTCTTAAGAGCGACAACTCTATTCTCTTTAATTATCTTCCTTATATAGGCGCTTTCGAAAGATAATCGTTGGATGCTAAGTTATTTCTCAAAAGAGGATGCAACCTTTAGGTGAGAGGTTATACTTTTGTCTTTTCATTAGAGGTATAGTGCTTTATCAGAGTTTACATTAAAGAGTGACTTGTAAGGCTCTGTCAAAGAAAAGGTCTTCAAGAGATTTATTCTAGAATGTTTTTTGCCTCTCTCAAAGTCTTTATCTAGCGTGTGCATATGTTCTAATTAATCCTATGTGTATTCCTATTCTACACATATAACACAGACAAGGTATGCAAGCAAAATAATACATTACagtacatgcattaaatgttttgaatatGTATAGTCATTAACTTATATTGCTTTTTCAAAACATCTTGTCATATGTCTTGTCAGTAATAAATGCATTGTTCAAGTATATCATTCAAGAAGGGTTAACACTTTTGATAACAGAGAACATATGGCATTGGAATCTTATGAAAAGCTATTTTGGATGTATATTTTAACGTGTTTTTCATTAGACGATATTCTTATGGATACTTTCGCTTACAACACTGTTTTTGATGTAAGACATTAAGCTTCAATGTTGTACTGGATAGACCAAGCGGTAGAAGAACTATCTTGAAAAGACACCACCGGTCGTCTTGCGATGGACGGTCGGTCATACTTCTCGGCTTAGGATAAGATTAAGGTAAGATGTGATTTAGACCATTGGGCCAGGATTGGGCTGTGATTAAGATTCCGCTAATCGTAAGCCCATGGTAAAAGCTATAAATACAGGTCAGAGGTAGGAGGTAGGTGATTCACATTTACTGCACATTTATTACTGCCCTAGAGTTACTGAGCATACTGTGCACTGACTTGAGCGTAGGAGAACCTTTAGCAGGTACCCAACCGGACGATATTATGAGGAAGAGTGATCTGAAGGTGGAACTGGACGACTTAGAAGCAAATTGTGTAGGTGTTGGAGGTAGTTCGACCCCACAATCGAAACAAATGTTATTGCGATTCTCAATAAGAGGTATTTTAATTTGAGAGTTTGAGAGTGTATCCTATTGTTTTGCATATATTCCTAAGACGCCTCTTTCATGACTTATGTTTCTTTTCGTCTTTACATGAGTACAAATTCTTAAGTATGTTATCTCTTAGAGCTTTCATATAACCTTTTCTTATTGATCATATACTTCCTGTAAACAATGTGTTAGATGATATGGACTCCAGAGAAACATTGTTGTGCATGTTCTTATTTTGAGAAGACTATGTATTAGTATTTGGACTATTTGCGTGGGTTTTCGTATAAGGTCTTAGGTTTTCATTTGACTTGAACAAGTGCTTAAACGTTATAGGTAAAGTAGACGTTTCTCTTCCTGAAAGGATATTTCGTTTAATGTTTATTGCTAAActtcaaaaaatgttttagtcTCTCTAGACGATCTtgtattaacatattataatgtCTATTGTAAATGTCACATAAGGATTTGAGTACCCCAAGTactcaatttataattatatagctttctttgctgataaaaaaatatataaaaaagttatatttttataaataaaaaaaaaggtgcataagaaacaaaattagaagaaaaataaatttaagaaaataatggtTAATTACACgcatattttacttttattattcattttcttaaaacttaattgtaaatattaattatttattagagTAAAGAATTTACCATAgagagattttaaaataaaaaaataccataaaaatgcataaaaatacCATAAGAGTTGTTCTATATTTAGCTACATTCTAATTAATAGgagttatatttataaaaaagaaaaaataagaaatataatttctaaaattaattaagaaaaatgaagaaggaTGGAGCTAAATATAGATATGAAAAAggaagaataaagaagaatgagTTAGCTTTTAcctaatttgaaaatgaataacaaaatttCTATTTGGACACAAAACAGCAATTAGACAATGAAGCATGGTGAGAGATAACTACACATTTGAGTTATACTTTTCGTTATGAAACAATAATACTTACCACAAAAACCATTATTTAAGACATTATTTGCATTGCTCAATTActccaaaagaaaacaaaatggaaaaaagCTTAAAAATTCTCTGGGTTATTTCCATGATGATAACCTATCAATTAGTATTCTTGGCCAATGCCTCACATTCTAGAAAGAGGATTGTGCCAGCTTTGTACGTTTTTGGTGATTCAACTGTAGACGCGGGAAACAACAACAATCTTAACACACTTGCTAAAGCAAATGCATTTCCTTATGGCATTGACTTCAATAACTGTTCCACAGGAAGATTTAGCAATGGAAAAACTTTTGCTGATTTTATTGGtaactttttcactttttttctcaaacattGTTTCTCTTTGCTTGGTTGACGTTTAATGTTTCCTTgcaaacataatatatatatatatatatatatatatatatattactagtATTTTTATGCATTTGTTATCCTTTTGTAGCTATTAGATTGGGTTTACCAATGCCACCTCCATACTTGGGTGTGCCCAAATTTGAAAGACATCAAATAGTCACAGGAATTAACTATGCATCAGGCTCTTGTGGAATCTTGAATTCAACCAGATCAGTaagattcaaaataaataattgtagaatttaatatactttctttttctcaaattattttaaaatatttcgtTTTTGCATTTTATGAAAgtcatataaaatatcattttaacaaacaacacataaaatttatattctaatttattttggaactccatttatcatataaaaagaagttatataataattgaatctGGAATTCcatttatcatataataaatagGTCAAATGTTCTTTGTCGAAAAGATGTCTTAtacaacttttataaaatacattaacaaaacaaacatatattcatagaaaacaaaatataatttttaaaagaaactttgGGATTATGAAATTTGACccacaaataaaaatttcttatttaatttatttctcatCATATTTTTACTTTCTGATGAAGGGAGATTGTTTGTCTTTAGACAAACAAATTGAATACTTCACCTCAACTGTCACCAATGATCTTCCAAGAAGAATACATAGCAAAACAAAACTAAGGCATTACTTAGTCAATTCCATATATCTCTTATCAATTGGATCTAATGATTACATGTTGAATTATTTCAAGTACCCGAATGGAACCAATAACAATCTAAATCCAGAAAAATATGCAGATTACCTACTTGGGCAACTGGCTTCACATATTAAGGTAATCTTTGaataaatgttttgaattatatgtTGATTTCTCACATgtagtaatttttaaattttattatgttaccTTTCgattaagtattttaaatatcataagtatttaattttttccaaagaatgtgaaaaatgtgtttccttcattctttcttttttcccaGAGAATTTATGATCTTGGAGCTCGAAAGTTTGTGATAAGTAGAATTGGTCAAATTGGATGCACACCAATATGTACTATAAGGACACCATATTTCCAAGAATGCAATGAAGATATAAATCAAAAGGTTAAACACTACTCAGACAAACTCACTACAAAGCTACAAGAACTGCAAACCCAACTCTCACATTCAATCTTCATTAATATGGATAATTACAATTTCTcccaaaaaataagaaattcccCTGAAAACTTTGGTAAGCGTCTCCCATTAATCTcttgaaaaatgaattaagaaatCGTGTGCTTTTTGTATTCTAGTATGATCATaacttatacttttatttattacattttcagGGTTCAAAAATATCTTTGACTCGTGTGTCCAAGGAAAGAAACCTTGTGCAAATcgaaatgaatattatttttttgacttTGCTCACCCTACTGaagttacaaataaaatatatgcaaaCGAGTGCTTTAGTGGAACCCAATTATGTTTTCCTTATAATATTCAAAAATTGATTCatgcaaattaaaatatttgtaccacattcttaataaaaatatatcatcaacaatttttgtttgttatttgtttttcattttctctcttttatgtGTGATAAACAAGTTATACTTTAGTTAAATTGTTTTATGGAAAAAGATGTTTATGGGGATCAAAGAtaaagaatttaagttttagGAGGATGATGAATGCATATATGTAAGGAGgacaaattatgaaaataatattttatactaattttgtGTAAAGTCCATTTTGTTTATGTAAAATCATACCTAG
Proteins encoded:
- the LOC106777481 gene encoding olee1-like protein: MARSFGVVFLFVSVLCFSSALARKTPEKFFVEGKIYCDPCHFAFESRLSFPLSGVNVTLECINEQNNTVTYTKEGRTDANGLYSIPVHGDHQDEICVVVADSPNEGECKEVMPNKSDRIILTNNMGAASRARYVNPLGFMTQTIDSQCNVVVHELGLDNLDD
- the LOC106776832 gene encoding GDSL esterase/lipase At2g03980-like, whose translation is MEKSLKILWVISMMITYQLVFLANASHSRKRIVPALYVFGDSTVDAGNNNNLNTLAKANAFPYGIDFNNCSTGRFSNGKTFADFIAIRLGLPMPPPYLGVPKFERHQIVTGINYASGSCGILNSTRSGDCLSLDKQIEYFTSTVTNDLPRRIHSKTKLRHYLVNSIYLLSIGSNDYMLNYFKYPNGTNNNLNPEKYADYLLGQLASHIKRIYDLGARKFVISRIGQIGCTPICTIRTPYFQECNEDINQKVKHYSDKLTTKLQELQTQLSHSIFINMDNYNFSQKIRNSPENFGFKNIFDSCVQGKKPCANRNEYYFFDFAHPTEVTNKIYANECFSGTQLCFPYNIQKLIHAN